From the genome of Pseudomonadota bacterium:
CCGTAGACCGTCGGTGCTGCGGGCCAGGTTCTCGAACTCGATTCGCGGCTCGCTCTCAAATTTCTGGATGAAGTGGCAGTGCCAGTGGAGGCGGCCCTCAAAGGCCTTGAGCGCCCTGGGCCAGGTCCCGCTGCGCCCCCGTGCACCCTGCTGGGCCCGCCAGGTGCGCTGCGCAAGCTCGCGCAGCGACAGACTGCCCATCGCCAGATGGGCGCTGAGCCGCGAGCAGCTGTCCTCGGCGGTTTCGGGACTGGATAGCTCCCGGTGATAGCTTTCGCCCCGCGATTCCAAAAAGCTGCGCATGAGCCTGCGTCCGTGATCGGTACCGCCGGGCTGAACTGCACAATCCTCGAGCTCGAGCTCCGGCGACCAGTCTTCCCAGCCGGCGGTCGCCTGTTCCTGCTGCCACTCAAAGTGCTCTGGCAGCGTGACCAGCGGCTGCAACATCTGTCGCTTCCAGTGCCCGGCCCAGCCATTGCGGTCTTTCAGCGGCCGAAACACCCCGAACTGGCGGTGTTCGATCAGCGGCACCTGTTGCTCGCGGCACCAGCGTCGCAGCGCGATGTCGCGCAGATCAGTCCAGCGGGTGCCGGTTTCCTCGTGCGCGTGAATCCGCAGGCTGCCGTAGCGTTGCCTCAGTGATTCGAAGACCTCAAGGGCACCTCCCACTCGCACGCAAAGCTCGCCGCCCTGCTCGCGCAGGTCAGCATCCAGCGACTTCAGGCAGCCCTTGAGGAACTCCCACTGTCGCCAAGACCGATCGGGCTGCGTCCACAGCTCCGGCTCGATGATGTAGAGGGCCAGCGTCGGGCCACGATCCAGCGCGCCGGCAAGCGCTGCATGGTCGTGTGTGCGAAGGTCCCGCTTGAACCAGACTACCTCGATCATGGTCCGTAGCGTGCGACAGCCGCCGTCAATCGGCGGTGAACGGCGTTATCAGCCGAGCATAATCCGGCTGCCCTTAGCGCCGGCGACAATCGATTCGAGATTGAGCTGCGGCAGCAGGAGGCCAAAGGTGGCACGGCTGGCGCGGCTCGCCAGCCGGGCCGCGTAGCCAACCGGCCGCCAGGGTGAATCCAGCTGAGCCATCGTGGCGAGATACACCGCCTCTTTGCCTGCCGCCAGCAGCGGGCTGGCGGCCGCTGAATTGCCTGCCACGAGCCACGTGGTGACGTCGCCAAAAGCGATCAGGGTTGGCGTACGCGATGGCCTGAAGTCTTTGAGCCGCCTGCCGCGGAGAAATCGATCCACGTTGCCGCCGGCCAGCTCCCCCATATCCATCGCGTGGTACGCCTGCTTGGCGATAGGCTCTCGCAGGGCAGCGCTGTCGCCGGCCACAAATAGTGCGTCACTGGCCTGGCTCTGGAGCGTGTCTCGAACCGGCAGCCACCGATCGTCAGAGGTGTTCAGGGCGGCGTCACGGAGAAAGGCGGGCAGCGCGAGCCCTGCCGTCCAGATGCACAGGTCGGACTTGAGGCGCTGGCCGTTGTCGAGGACAACGGTCTTCGCATGCACCGACTCCACCGCCACGCCGTGGAGGACATCCACGCCGAAAGCCTCGCAGCGCTCGGCGGCATCATCACCAACCTGTCGAGGCTGTTGGGACAGCAGCCGATGCTCTTGCTCCAGCAGTCGAACCTTAAAGCGTTCGTTGCGGTGACGTCGCCGCAGGATCTCCCCGACAGTCTCGACGCCCGTGATGCCGCCGCCGACCACAACCACCGAGGCTGGACGTTTCCGGCGGCCCAGCCGGTCCAGAGCTGTGGCGATACGCTCCGCGTCTGCCACTCGGCGCAGTTTCATGGCGTGTTCCTCAACGCCCGGGACCCCAAAGCTGGCACCCTCACTGCCGGCGGCCACAATACAGGCGTCATAATCCCAGCACCGGCCTTCCGCGCTGATCACCTGTTGTGCATCGCTGTCGATTTGACTGACCCGCGCCTGCACAAATTCGTGGCCGTAGCGGGCAACGGCGGCACCGAAGGGCAGCTTGACGCCATCCGCGCGTTTAACGCCCGAGAGAATCTCATGGATGTTAGGGGTCCACTCAAACTCCCCCATCGCGTCCAGCATCGTCACCCGGTAGCGGCAGGAAAGCTGGGCTGCTGCCCGCAGCCCGGCGAAATTGGCACCGACAATGACGATGCGGGGTTTGCTGGAATGGTTCTTGGAAGATGGCATGACGCGTATTTCTAACGGGTAATCCGCAAGCTTAGAACGCGGTTCTAGAGCACACACACCAAAGTGCGGCCAGTCCAAACCGCTTAGCCCAACCTTTAGAGACTCAGTCTGGGAACTCGGCGCTGAGTATCGCCTCAGCCTCAATTTCGACCAGGTAAGGATCGCCGATCAGGCGCGCCTCGACCAGCGTGTTGGCGGGGCGGATCTCAGCAAAACGTTCGCCGTGAGCTCGGGCCACCGGCTCCCATTGCTCCGCGTCCGCGACAAAGACGCGGGTGCGCACCACGTCTTCCAGCCGACCGCCCAGCGACTCGATTGCGGCCTCGATCTTATCGATGACAAAGTGGGCCTGGGCGGCAGGGTCGCCCTCGCCGATCACCTGATCACCGTGGGTGGCCGTTGTGCCCGATACCAGTATCCGATCCCCGACTCGAACCGCGCGACAGTACCCCGCCAATGGCTCCCAGGACGTGCCGCTGAAGACGCGCTGCCGGCCGGCAGCGTCCACCTCCGACGCAAAGACCTTGGGCACTTCCTCCAGGTGATCGCTCAGATCTCCCGCAGCGGTCAAAAAAGGCGGCTTGCGGTATTCGTCACCACAATTGCCCGGAATCGGTCCGAAGTGTTCCACCGCCTGCGCCAGCGCCGCCCGATCTGCGTCCGTCAGCGAGAGGGTAAAGATCTGTCGGTTTTCCGCCAGGTGATCGCCGTGGCCGAGACGCGCGCCGAGAATAACGCCGGCGACGGCCGACTGGTCGAGCATGTACCGGCTGGCCAACACCGGAACACTGACCTGATGACGTTGCGCCACGGCAACCGCGGTGCGCAGCAGATCCTGGAACGCCTGCCAACCGCCCCCGGCGTCGATAAACCGCTTGTATTTCATCTGCGACCAGGTCGTCGGATTGGCAGGTTCCGGCTGATCCAGCCAGCGTTCGGATAGAAACCCGCCCGCCAGGGTGCCGTAGGCCAGCAGGCCCACCCCGAATTCGCTGCACACTTCGCTCATTGCGCCGGCTGCCCGCTGATCGATCAGAGAGAAACTCAGCTGATTGCTGACAATCGGCAGACCGCTCGCCAAGGCGATGCGTAGATGCGCCGCATCAAAGTTTGTCACGCCCAGCGCACCAATGAGTCCTTCTTCCTGCAACTCTGCCAGGTAGGACAGCGCGTCGAGCCACGAGGGGTCTGGGTAATGCCAGGCGTGATACTGCAGAAGATCGAGGCGCTCGGTCTTTAGCCGCGTCAACGAACGCTCGACGGCGCGGCGCACCTCTTCCCGGGATGTGGCGCCAGGCTTGGGTACCCATTTTGTGAGCAGCTGGGAGGCGTTACCCAACGGGTGTGTCGCGCGGAAATGCCCGGCGATGATTTCGGCAGAACCATAATGGTCGGCCATATCAAACGTACTGAACCCGCTTTCGACGAACGGGGCCATATGATTGGCTGCCGCCTCCGGGTCGAGCGTCTGACCGTCACGCTCAAGATCGGCGATCTGCCAAAGCCCATTGAGGACCCGCGAAATAACGAGACCCGGCGCCAGTTCGGTGGTCTCAACCACGCTGGCTGCCCTCGAAGCTGCGATGCTCGGAAGCCATAATCAGTCGGGCAGCTGCGAGAACCGGGCTCGCCAATCATCGCCGGCACGGATCTGGAGGGCTCGGCGGAAAACGAAGACTGTGGTGCCCAGCCCCATCACCAGCAGCCAAACCCAAGTTGAGTGGAAGTACCAGACGCTTACCTCACCGCTCAGGTCCTTCCACACGTGGATCACCAGAAAGCCGGTCAGCAGCACCGATCCGCCGATACCCACAACCTGCTGAGACAGGCGGGAGGTCAGTGCGGTGATCTCACCGGCGAGCCGGGCGTTGACCCGGGGCAGTGTCAGCACCGTCACGCACATCAGCAGGAAGTTCACCAGCATCGCCGTCACCATGATGTCGATACCCAGGAAGAAATCGCCGGCGAAGTGGCTGCCAAGGACACCAACGCTCGCAATGACGCCGCTCAGCGCCAGAGCAACGTGCGGGGTATGAAATCGGGAATGCACCTTCGCGACGCCGCTGGGAAAGATTCCGTCCTCCGCCCAGGCGAACATGAGGCGCGACACTGCGAGCAGCATGGCCGGCAGGTCGTTGATCAGTGCGACCGCCGCGCCGGCCAGGATCGCGGCACCGAGGCCGGTTGGCAGCAGATAGGCCAGCAGGCCGGGCGCTGAAATATCGCGGGCCTGGGCCTGCTCAGCAACATACCACCAGGGGACCGCGTGATATACCGCGGCGGCAAACAGGAAATAAAAGGCGCCGACCGCGGTGATAGCCAGCAGGATAGCCAGCGGCAGATTGCGAGACGGCTTGCGAGCCTCGCCGCCCGCCTGAGCGATCGCGTCGAAGCCAATGAAGCTGGAAAACATCAGCGCTGCTGCCGAAAGGAAGGTCATCCAGCGCCAGGGCGCATCCGGCTCATCGCTCATCGCCTGTCCTTCCCGCGCCAAGGCTGCGACGGAGAAGTCGCCGTGGTTAAACCAGAAACCCGCAACGATCACGATCATGCCGAGCCCGAACATGAGGAACATCATCGGGACCAGCGTGCGCGCATAAAGCTTTACGCCCAGCACGTTGATCAACACAAAAATCCAGATAAGGCCCAGTGCGAGGCTTACTCGAACCGAGCCAAGCTGCAGCTCAGCCGCAAGGTCCGACCAGCCGAGGGCCGCGGCGATGTCCCACAAGAACGGCACAATGACATACGCGATGACGCCGATCACGATAGAAAGCCCAAACCACTGGGAGAAGCTGGCGATAAAGCCCAGATACGGACTCAAGCCGCGGCTTGCGTAGAGGTAACTGCCGCCGGGCCGCGGCATGGCGGACGCGAGCGTGGCGTATGCAAATGCCGCAAACACCGCAGGAATGGCGGCAAAGACAAACGCTGGCAAAACGTATTGACCGATCCCCGGAACGCTGCGGTGCACCATAAACGGAACAACGTTGATCGACGCTCCCAGCATCGCGCAAATACCGGTGGCGGTCAGTCCCAGCAGACCGAGGTGTCTTTTGAGTTGGGGCATTGGGCTTCCAGCGAGGGCCGCATCAATATGCCCACTGCAAACCATGAGCGCAACCTCCCGAACGGCACTATCACAAGGGCATAAGTCCCCATTGTCCCTTACCTTTCTTGCCGGCGGCCTTCGCGAAAGATATTCGCTACTATCGACGCTGGCCTGAATAACCAAACCAAAAAATTATGGCCGTCAGCCTCGTTCTGTCAGACAGCGCCCGGATTCGTTACGTCACCGGCGCGGTCATGTATTTCGCCCAGGGGATTCCCCAGGGACTTCTTGCGATTGCCTTGCCGGCCTGGATGGCCAGCCAGGGAGCCACCGCAGCGGATGTCGGTTCCTACCTGGCGGTCATCGTGCTCCCCTGGGCGTTCAAGCTGCTGTCCGGCCCGCTGATGGATCGCTATCAGCTGCCCAGCATGGGGCGACGAAAGCCCTGGGTGCTGGCCGCGCAGCTCGGCTTGACGGTTTCGCTGCTCGGACTGATGCTCATCGAGAATCCTGCGGAGCAGGTTGGACTGCTGATGGTGCTCGGTGTTCTGATCAACACGTTTGCCGCCACTCAAGACGTCGCCGTCGACGGCATGTGCATCGACCTGACGCCGGTGCGCGAGCAGGGCCGGCTCAACGCGTTTATGAGTTTCGGGAAGGCCGCCGGCTGGAGCGCGACTGCTGCGGTGAGCGGCGTTCTGCTGGCAACTTTCGGGATGAAAGTGACGGCCATCGCGGCGGCTTCCCTGGCCGGCCTGCTGGCGCTCGCGTTTGTGCTGGTGACCGAGCGCCCCGGGGAACGCAGGCTGCCGTGGTCCCGGGGCAAGGCCGCGACCGGTCAGCCGCCGGAAGGCTCGTTTGGCACCGTTTTCAAAGCCCTCAACCAGGTGCTCTGGAGCCGAGCCAGTCTGGTGGTCATGGTCATCATGTTCGTTGACGGGCTGGTGACCGGCTACGGCCAGGCGCTGATGCCTTTTGCGGCGGTCAACCTTTTTGGATACACGACGCCCGAGTGGTCTCAGCTGGTGGCGATGATGGGGCTGGTCGGCGCTGCGATTGCGCTGACGCTCGGTCCGCTCGTCGATCGATTCGGCGCCAAGCGAATGCTGATTCTGACGGTGTCGCTGGTTGCCATCCACGCATTTTTGATCGCCCAGACTCAGCAATTGTGGGAGGACAGCACCTACGTCCGGGTGATGCTGTCGCTCTGGATCATCTTGATTCCCGTAGTCATGGTCTGCGTTATCGCGCTCGCGATGGCGCTCTGCTCCAGCAGCATCTCAGCAACGCAGTTTGCAATCTATATGTCGGTGGCCAACCTGGGACACTCGGCCGGCTCAAAGGTGTACGGCATGCTGGCGGAGAGGGCAAGCTACGTTGAGAGCTATACCTTTTTGGGCGCGTTTGTGGTCCTGATGATCATTACTCTGCTCTTTCATCGCGCGCCATCGCTGGAGGCGGAAAGCGAAGATCAGCCGATCCGCAGATCAACGGGATCCCGCTACACGGTTGGCTTAGGAGGGAGTGAGGCCGGCCTGTTTCTCTCCGGAGCCATGCGCTGTCCCAAATGCCGGGCCGACATGGACGCCCTGCTGGTCAACGGCGTCGAGATCGATCGCTGCAGTCAATGTCAGGGGCTTTGGTTTGACGCGGGTGAGGTAGAGCGGCTGCGCGACGCAGGCGTCGCGGACGCCATCGATCTAGGCGAGGCCGACCAAGGTCGAAAAACCAATGTTATCGACCGCTATGACTGCCCCCGCTGTAGTGGCGAGATGATTCGGATGGTGGACCCCGACCAGCGTCACATCTGGTTTGAGCAGTGCAGCGTCTGCACCGGATCCTTTTTTGACGCGGGTGAGTTTCGCGACCTGGCGACCTGGCGACAAAAAACCTCTCCGACCTGGTTAAGGGGCTCTTTGCGCCCGAGCGCAAATAGCTGGCCGTCTCTACCGCTCTGCGCGCCGGTACGCCCGGCGGAATGGTCTTTTGCTTGAGCAGAGTTAGCTGCCGGTAAACTGCTCCGGCAGCACCTGAATGCAGGTATCGTCCAGACTGGCCACGGTGCGCAGCGCCAGCTGAGCTTTTGGCAGTTCGTAGCGGAAAAAAAATCGGCACGCCGCCAGCTTGCCTTCGTAAAAACGGCTGTCATGGTCGGAACCCTCATCTTTCGCCGCCGCGTCCAGCGCACTCTGTGCCGCAAGCGCCTGCCGCAACCACAGCCACGCCACAACAACGTGCCCAAAAGCATCCAGGAACAGCGTGGCGTTGGCCATGCTCAGCTCCGGATCGCTGCAGGTGACGACCGTCTGAACCGTTTCGTCCACCTGAGCCAACGCCGATTCGAGCTCTTGCGCTAGACCCGCTAGGCCAACGCTGGCCGCTGCCAAGTCAAGGTCCGACTGTATCTCGCTACGCAGGACCTGCAGCGCGATGCCCTCGCCCATCCGAACCTTACGCCCCAAGATGTCCAACCCATGAATCGCGTGGGCCCCTTCGTGGATGGCGTTGAGACGATTGTCGCGGTACAGCCGCTCCACCGGGTAGTCGCGCGTGTAGCCATAGCCGCCCAGCACCTGAATCGCCAGCTTGTTAGCCTCCAGGCAATATTCGGATGGCCACGATTTGGCCACCGGCGTCAGCAGCTCCAGCAGGGCCGCCAGCCGCTGGTATTCCTGGCGTTCCTCGGTCAGCTTCTGTCGATCCAGCAGGCTGGCGCAGTAAAAGATCAGCGCTTGCCCACCCTCCACAAACACCTTCTGTGTCATCAGCAGCCGTCTGACGTCAGCGTGCTCAATCAGCTTGACCTGCGGGGTCGTCGGATCTTTGCTCCCCAGCCGCCGACCCTGGGCTCGCTCCCGGGCATAGTCGAGGGCATAAAGGTAGCCACCCAGCGCTGCGGCCACCGAACCAAGCCCAACGCCGATCCTTGCCTCGTTCATCATGTGGAACATGTTGGCCAGCCCTTCGTTCTCGCGGCCGACAAGAAAACCCTCGCAGTCTCCTGACTCGCCAAAGTTGAGCAGGCAGTTGCTGGTCCCCCGCTGGCCCATCTTGTGGTTCAGCCCGGCCACGACCACGTTGTTGAATTCACCCAGGGTGCCATCGTCGTTGACACGGATCTTCGGGACCAGAAACAGCGAGATGCCACGAACGCCCGGCGGCGCGTCGGGCGTACGCGCCAGCACCATGTGCACAATGTTCTCGCTGAGGTTGTGGTCGCCGCCGGATATCCACATTTTCGAACCGCTCAGGCGATAGCTGCCGTCTTCCGCCGGCGTCGCGGTCGTTCGGATATCTCCCAGCGAAGAGCCGGCCTGCGTCTCGGACAGGCACATCGTGCCAAACCAGCGTCCTTCCAGCAGGGGACCCAGGAATCGTTCCTTCAGGGCGTCGTTGCCGCAGGTCTTCAGCAGGTTGGCGTTGGCGGCCGTCAGAAAGGCGTAGTTGGCCACGCCCGTGTTGGCACACATAAAGATACCGCTGATGGCCTGAGTGACCAGCCAGGGAAGCTGCATCCCGCCGATGTCGCTGTCGAAACCCGCCGCCATAAAACCCGACTCGCGAAACGCGTCGAGCGCCTCGATCGCTTCGGGTATGACTTCGACCTCACCGTCGACAAACGCCGGCTCGCTCGCGTCGGCGGCGGCGGCTACCGGCTGGAACTTCTCTTCGGCGAGCGCCTGGGCGGCGTCCAGCACCGCAGTGATCGTGTCGCGATCGTATTCAGCGTAGCGCTCAGCTTCGAGCAGGGTTGGAAGCCGGTACAGCTCGTCCAGATAGAAATCCAGATCACGGCGATTAACGATCAGCGACATAGAGAAACCTTTTATTGATCCGGGTGCGATGCGAGCCAGCTTTGAGCTTCTCGCGTATACCAGTGGGTCGAGAAATTTTCGGCGTCAACAATAGCGCGAAAATGGCGCGCGGCTCGAGCGCGATCATCGGCACCGGCAAAGAGCTCGCCGAGGTAATAGTGGACGTAGGGATTGTGGGGATCCGTTTGCAGCAGCTTTTTACCCAGGGACGCCAGCTCAGGGTCCCAGTCGGCGCGAAGCTGAAGCTCGCGATGAAACGCCACCGTTTTCAGAAACATCACGGCGTGCATGACGTTCAGATCAGCTCGCTGCACCCAGTGCTCCGGGCTGGGCAACAGCCGTTCCAACGCGTTTTGAGCGTTCTCGAACTGACTCTCGTCATAGCGCGCCAGGAAAGCGCTGGTCATGAGATCCGCTTTGGCGCGCTGCTCGGCGGTAGGGAAGCTCTGACCTTCGTCGGTCAGAAAGCCCTCAACAAACGCCAACATCAGCGGTGAGGTCATCACGTCGCCGTTGATCAGTCGCGCCGCGTCACTGAACAGATTGTTGTTCGCCAGCGCCACCATCTGGAGCTCCTTTGCCGGCACGATTACCCAAAGACCGGCAAAGCCATCGTATTGCCCGTAAGCCCAAAACACCTGCTGGCCGGCCACCTGCTGCACAAAAATCCCGTGCCCGTACGGAAGATCCGGGCCGAAAGGCGTGGTGAGCTGCCGCCAGGATCCGTCGCTCAGCAGATCCTTACGCAGCAGCGCCTGCCCCATGCGGATCACGTCGCGGGGCGTTGCGATCAAGCCGGCTGACGCGGATACGCCAAACTCGTGATCTAAGGCAAGGCTTTGGCCTTCATAGCCGTGAGGTGTGGCCAGTCGTTCGCGGGCGGCTGCGGACAGCGTCTCTATTTCGTAGAGGTGGGTATCGGACAGCGCCAGCGGCTGCAACACCCGTTCCTGCAGCAGCTCACCAAACGGTTTGCCGCCAACCTTTTGCGCGATCGCCGTAAGCAGGCCAAAGCGAAAGCTGTAGTTGAACTGCTCGCCAGGATCGCCCTGCGAGGTGTGGGACAGCAGGTGCTGTAGCTGAACGTTTCTGGTGAGGCCACTTTCAGGCAGCCAGCGAGTCACCGGGTCCATGAACGACAGCGCACCATCTTCTGCGAGATCCGCCAGCAGCACGGCGCTGTAAACCTTGGTCAGGGACGCGAGGGGAAAGAGGGTGTTGGGCGTTACGGCCTGCTTGCTCGCCAGGTCTCGATCGCCCAGGTAATCCTGAAATAGCACCGTGCTGCTTTCCGAATCCACGCCGACCACAATCTCAACCGCCAGACCGGGGACGTAGAACGCGCGTTTCAACGCTTCAAGGCGTTGGGAAAAGGCGGCGACCGAGTCTTTTGCCAGCGACTCGTTGGCCCACAAGAGTGGCGCGATAAGAATCCAGAGAACGCCGAGCAACCGCTTTCCGAGAGCCACAGGTCGACGCGCGATCGGAGCCGACCTGCTGCTACCGCGCCTGCTGCGCTTGGGCAATTTCGGTCTCCAGCTTGCGAACCTCCTCGGAACGGACGCGGCCGAAGCGCCCGAGGAGCAGGTAGATGACCGGGGTCACATACAGCGTAAACAATGCGGCAAAACCCAACCCGCCGAATATGACCCAGCCGATGGCAGCCCGCGCTTCCGCGCCAGCGCCGCTCGCCAGAATCAGCGGCAGCGCGCCCAGCACGGTAGATACGATGGTCATGGCGACAGGGCGCATGCGTACCTCGGCGCTCAACGTGATGGCTTCCTTGACCGCCATGCCTCGATCGCGGAGCTGGTCGGCAAACTCCACCACCAAAATGCCGTTTTTGGCCATGAGCCCGATCAGCAGAATCAGGCCCACCTGAGAATAGATATTGATGGATGTGCCGGTCAGGAAAAGCGCCGCCAGCGCGGCGGCCACACCAAGCGGCACGGTCAGCGTCACGACAGTGGCGCTCATAAACCCCTCAAATTGCGCGCAGAGCACCAGGAACACCACCAGCAGCGCAACGCCGTAAATCACCGCGACCCCGCGCGTCGACTCTTCTAAAGTGGCGGCCTCTCCACGGAACATCAGGTTGAGGCCCGCCGGCAACGTCTGCGCCGCAAGTCGTTCGATATCGGCCACCGCGTCGGCGAGCGGCACACCCGCCGCCAAATCAACGTCTACTTCGATCGCCCGACGCTGGCCGTGCCGATCGAGCTGGGTGGCGACGCCGGTCTCGGTAACCGTTACCAGATTCGTCAGCGGCACTAGCTGACCATCACCCGTGCTGACGTGCAGGCTCATCAGATCTGTTGGATCGTTGATCTGATTGATTGAGGCCTCGAGCAGAAGCGGCACCGCTTCGTCGTCGATGTTCAGATCAACCACCTCAACGCCATCAATCGCGGCCGTCAGCGTGCTGGCCAGACCGGCCAGCTCTACGCCCAGTTCGCTGGCGCGTTGGCGGTCGATCAGGATGGCCAGCTGCGGTTGGGTCGGCGCGAAGCCGATGTCGGGGTTACTCACAAGCGTCGACTGTTCAGTGATCGCGGCGGCGAGCAGCTTGGCACCCTCAAAGATCTCTTCATAGTCACTGCCGGTCACGGCGAACTCAAGTCCACCGCCCTGGCCTCGAAGATTGAGGCTATTGTCGCCATAAACCGAGACCCGCGCACCGGGCAGGTTGTCGAGTTTGCCACGGAGCTCCCGGATGATTTCCCCCTGGCTGCGTTCACGTCGACTCCAGTCGGCCAGCGGCAGCGTCACGCCGCTGCGATGAGGGTCCCAGGTACCCACGACGGTGAAGATGTCCGTGACCTCGCCGCTGTCGCGATAGGGTTCCAGGATTCGCTCGATCAGCTGGGTTTGACCTTCGATGTAGCCGAGGCCAACGCCGTCTGGACCGCTGGCCCTTACCCGAACCAAGCCGCGGTCCTCGTTCGGCAGCAGCTCCTTATCGAGCAGCGGGTACAAAGCCGCGGCACCCGCGGCGGTGCCCAGGGCCAGCAGCAGCGCCAGCAGCGGCCGCGCCAACGCCGCGGACAATGTCCCTAGATAAAACGTCTTCAGCAGCGAGCCGACGGACAGCAGCAGCTCGCCGCGCTTCCTGGAATTATCCGTAGTATCCGGGGATGAGGATCGAGTCGAGGCCAGCCGGGACGCCATGGCAGGCACGAGTGACAGCGCCACAAAGCTCGAGATAGCCACCGCCACGGCAAGCACGAAGCCGAACTCGCGGAACAAGCCGCCGGCGGTGCCGGGCAGAAAGGCGATGGGGATGAAGACCGATATCAGCACGGCACTGGTGGCGATCACGGCAAAATAGACCTGCCGGGTGCCGATCACCGCCGCGGCGCGCGCACCCATGCCCTGACTGGCCTTCCGCTGAATGTTCTCCAGCACCACAATCGCATCGTCGACGACTAGCCCCGTAGCGAGCAGCAACGCCAGCAGCGTCAGGTTGTTCACGGAAAAACCGCCGAGCCAGATCGCCGCGAGGGTGCCGATCAAGGCAACCGGTATCGTGACGGCGGGCACCAGGGTGGCCCGAGCCGAGCCGAGGAAGATCCAGATTGTGGAGATCACAATCGACACGGTCAGCGCCATGGAGATCAGCAGTTCGCGAATCGACTTCACGATAAAGGTCGAACTGTCGTCCGTCACCGCCAGCGACAAATCTTTGAACTGGCGTTCGAGCTGCGCGCTTCGGCTGCGCACCGCCTCGGCGATGCTGATGGTATTAGAGCCCGCCTGTCGAATGACGCCGAGGCCGATGACCGACAGGCCGTTCAGGCGAGAGAACTGATTGGCGTCCGCCGGTCCAAAATACACGTTAGCCACGTCGTCGAGCCTCACCTGGGGCGTGAGCATCAGCTCCCGGACCTGCTGAGCCGTCGTTACCGAGGCATTAGCCCGGACCAGCAATTCCTGGACATCCGAACGGAGGCTCCCCGCCGGCACGTCAAACGGCGCTTCGCGCAGCACCGCCTCCACGTCATTCATCGAGAGGTTAAAGCTGGTCAGGCGGAGCGGGTCGACCACCACACGAAGCTGGCGCCGGCGACTGCCTGACACCGTGACGTCAGCCACGCCGTCGATGGAAATCAGTTCGGGAATCACATCCTGCTCAACGACTCGAGCCAGCGCGTCGTCGGTGAGCGTCTCGCTGGTTGCGGCGACCGTAATCACCGGCTGAGCGTCCTGGTCAGCCTTCACGACAAAGACGTTTTCCACGCGATCCGGCAGCTGGCGACTGACCCGGCTGACCGCTTCGCGCACTTCGGCGGCGGCCGCGTCGAGGTCCACACCCGGGTTGAATTCCGCAAAGATCCGGGCGGAGTTTTCCTCGGAGGCCGATCGAAGCCGATACAGACCTGATACCCGCGCCACGGCGCCTTCGAGAATTCGGGTCACCTCGGCATCCATCGTCTCCGGGGATGCCCCAGGAAACTCGGCGCGGACGCTGACCACGGGCCGATCGACGTTAGGAAGCTCGCGAATCTCAACCGCT
Proteins encoded in this window:
- a CDS encoding MFS transporter, with translation MAVSLVLSDSARIRYVTGAVMYFAQGIPQGLLAIALPAWMASQGATAADVGSYLAVIVLPWAFKLLSGPLMDRYQLPSMGRRKPWVLAAQLGLTVSLLGLMLIENPAEQVGLLMVLGVLINTFAATQDVAVDGMCIDLTPVREQGRLNAFMSFGKAAGWSATAAVSGVLLATFGMKVTAIAAASLAGLLALAFVLVTERPGERRLPWSRGKAATGQPPEGSFGTVFKALNQVLWSRASLVVMVIMFVDGLVTGYGQALMPFAAVNLFGYTTPEWSQLVAMMGLVGAAIALTLGPLVDRFGAKRMLILTVSLVAIHAFLIAQTQQLWEDSTYVRVMLSLWIILIPVVMVCVIALAMALCSSSISATQFAIYMSVANLGHSAGSKVYGMLAERASYVESYTFLGAFVVLMIITLLFHRAPSLEAESEDQPIRRSTGSRYTVGLGGSEAGLFLSGAMRCPKCRADMDALLVNGVEIDRCSQCQGLWFDAGEVERLRDAGVADAIDLGEADQGRKTNVIDRYDCPRCSGEMIRMVDPDQRHIWFEQCSVCTGSFFDAGEFRDLATWRQKTSPTWLRGSLRPSANSWPSLPLCAPVRPAEWSFA
- a CDS encoding acyl-CoA dehydrogenase, whose amino-acid sequence is MSLIVNRRDLDFYLDELYRLPTLLEAERYAEYDRDTITAVLDAAQALAEEKFQPVAAAADASEPAFVDGEVEVIPEAIEALDAFRESGFMAAGFDSDIGGMQLPWLVTQAISGIFMCANTGVANYAFLTAANANLLKTCGNDALKERFLGPLLEGRWFGTMCLSETQAGSSLGDIRTTATPAEDGSYRLSGSKMWISGGDHNLSENIVHMVLARTPDAPPGVRGISLFLVPKIRVNDDGTLGEFNNVVVAGLNHKMGQRGTSNCLLNFGESGDCEGFLVGRENEGLANMFHMMNEARIGVGLGSVAAALGGYLYALDYARERAQGRRLGSKDPTTPQVKLIEHADVRRLLMTQKVFVEGGQALIFYCASLLDRQKLTEERQEYQRLAALLELLTPVAKSWPSEYCLEANKLAIQVLGGYGYTRDYPVERLYRDNRLNAIHEGAHAIHGLDILGRKVRMGEGIALQVLRSEIQSDLDLAAASVGLAGLAQELESALAQVDETVQTVVTCSDPELSMANATLFLDAFGHVVVAWLWLRQALAAQSALDAAAKDEGSDHDSRFYEGKLAACRFFFRYELPKAQLALRTVASLDDTCIQVLPEQFTGS
- a CDS encoding serine hydrolase domain-containing protein; this translates as MLGVLWILIAPLLWANESLAKDSVAAFSQRLEALKRAFYVPGLAVEIVVGVDSESSTVLFQDYLGDRDLASKQAVTPNTLFPLASLTKVYSAVLLADLAEDGALSFMDPVTRWLPESGLTRNVQLQHLLSHTSQGDPGEQFNYSFRFGLLTAIAQKVGGKPFGELLQERVLQPLALSDTHLYEIETLSAAARERLATPHGYEGQSLALDHEFGVSASAGLIATPRDVIRMGQALLRKDLLSDGSWRQLTTPFGPDLPYGHGIFVQQVAGQQVFWAYGQYDGFAGLWVIVPAKELQMVALANNNLFSDAARLINGDVMTSPLMLAFVEGFLTDEGQSFPTAEQRAKADLMTSAFLARYDESQFENAQNALERLLPSPEHWVQRADLNVMHAVMFLKTVAFHRELQLRADWDPELASLGKKLLQTDPHNPYVHYYLGELFAGADDRARAARHFRAIVDAENFSTHWYTREAQSWLASHPDQ